Proteins encoded within one genomic window of Streptomyces sp. NBC_01314:
- a CDS encoding GNAT family N-acetyltransferase, with product MNAPVQPDEGESVARHHRPPAPTPRLAFRQMTQDDLDDMAALLGDPDVMRHYPRPRTREEALAWIDWNQGLYRRQGYGLWLVTLRATGEFVGDCGLTPQEIEGVTELEVGYRVRADLQGHGYATEAAAACRDHARDVLHAKRLVAIIRPDNRPSQRVAEKIGLPFERDAISRSGLPVHIHATPL from the coding sequence GTGAACGCACCGGTTCAGCCGGACGAAGGAGAATCCGTGGCCCGGCACCACCGGCCCCCGGCCCCCACCCCGAGGCTCGCCTTCCGGCAGATGACACAGGACGACCTCGACGACATGGCCGCGCTGCTCGGCGACCCGGACGTGATGCGCCACTACCCGCGCCCCCGGACCCGGGAGGAGGCCCTGGCCTGGATCGACTGGAACCAGGGCCTCTACCGGCGGCAGGGATACGGACTCTGGCTGGTCACCCTCCGCGCCACCGGCGAGTTCGTCGGCGACTGCGGTCTGACACCGCAGGAGATCGAGGGAGTCACCGAGTTGGAGGTCGGCTACCGCGTCCGGGCCGACCTCCAGGGGCACGGTTACGCCACCGAGGCGGCGGCAGCCTGCCGTGACCACGCCCGCGACGTCCTGCACGCGAAGCGACTCGTCGCGATCATCCGCCCCGACAACCGCCCGTCCCAACGGGTCGCGGAGAAGATCGGCCTCCCCTTCGAACGCGACGCGATCTCCCGCTCGGGCCTCCCGGTCCACATCCACGCCACGCCCCTGTGA
- a CDS encoding TetR/AcrR family transcriptional regulator, whose translation MSDTRGTRDRVLEAALVCLVRNGYGGTTARAIAQAGGFAPGVIYYHFADLDDLLVAALERTSGARIDRYRAELSGIDRAVPAIARLRELYDEDTETGHIAAVQELYAGARPGTRLAAQLALETRKWEDLAEEQLTVLLRGKPLASVVRVRVLAGAAVAFYLGMETLTHLDGDRSRPATLFAQAARLAAIFDRVPRLKRRARRVR comes from the coding sequence TTGTCTGACACCCGTGGCACCCGGGACCGCGTCCTGGAAGCCGCTCTCGTCTGCCTGGTCCGCAACGGCTACGGCGGGACCACCGCGCGGGCGATAGCGCAGGCCGGCGGCTTCGCACCCGGAGTGATCTACTACCACTTCGCGGACCTGGACGACCTGCTGGTGGCGGCGCTGGAACGGACCAGCGGAGCCCGCATCGACCGCTACCGGGCCGAACTGTCCGGCATCGACCGCGCCGTGCCCGCGATCGCACGGCTGCGCGAGCTGTACGACGAGGACACCGAGACCGGGCACATCGCCGCCGTCCAGGAGCTGTACGCCGGGGCGAGACCCGGAACACGGCTGGCCGCCCAACTGGCCCTCGAAACCCGGAAATGGGAGGACCTGGCCGAGGAACAGCTCACGGTGCTCCTGCGCGGCAAACCGCTCGCGTCCGTCGTCCGGGTTCGCGTACTCGCCGGCGCCGCGGTGGCCTTCTACCTCGGCATGGAGACCCTCACCCACCTCGACGGCGACCGCTCCCGCCCGGCCACCCTCTTCGCCCAGGCAGCGCGGCTCGCCGCGATCTTCGACCGAGTACCCCGTCTGAAGAGACGTGCGCGCCGGGTGAGATGA